The sequence GAGCGGTTGCCGGTGTTGCTGGCAGCGGAGCGGTTGCCGGTGTTGCTGGCAGCGGAGCTGGTTGCCGGTGTTGCTGGCAGCGGAGCTGGTTGCCGGTGTTGCTGGCAGCGGAGTAGTTCGCCGGTGTTGCTGGCAGCGGAGTAGTCGCCGGTGTTGCTGGCAGCGGACTGGTAGCCGGTGTTGCTGGCAGCGGAGTAGTCGCCGGTGTTGCTGGCAGCGGAGTATTCGCCGGTGTTGCTGGCAGCGGAGCGGTTGCCGGTGTTGCTGGCAGCGGACTGGTAGCCGGTGTTGCTGGCAGCGGAGCGGTTGCCGGTCATAACCTGCTGTTCGAGTGACCTATCGACCTTACTCGAGATCCAGTCAATCGCACGCTGAACGAATTCAGGCATTGTGAGTTCAGCTTTAATCGTAATAGAGGCGCTGGCGATTTTGCTGTCGCCACCATTTTCACGGCTGACATCACCTTCGGCCACCGTCTCAGCGTAACGACTCTCCGCTGGAGGGTAGTAACTGAAGCAATCAAGTGGGTATTCGCAGGAGTGGAACCCCGCAGAACAGGCGCGGACCCTGCCTTCATGCTCGAAGGTTTTACCGATTTCGAACTGGAAACCACGGCAGGTAAGATCCTGTTTAAATCCCTTAAACGTTGTTATTTGCATTAAGCAGTCCTCGCTACAAGGAGAATGAAGGTAATAGCCAGGCCGAACGCAGTAGCGAGGGCCAGACCGGTGAAGATGTCGAAGTGTTTACGGCGCCAGCGGAGCACATCGCGCCCCGTCAGCCGGTGGAGGTGTTCAGGTTTCATCGTGGTGCTCCTTTTCATGTCGGGGAGCGCACTATGTCGAATGCGCTTTCAGGCATGAAAAAAGCCCGTCATGGGAGGCGGGCAAAGACTACACACACACAGCAATGGATGATTCAGTAACCGAGCCAGATCAGAACGGCCTGAGCGTCGTATGATTGCATATCGCCCATTTCAGCCAGGAACTCGGATTCGCAGGCACCATGACGTCTAACCTCATTCAGTGCACGGCTTTTAGTGATCGTTTCACCTTCGGCAGATTCGTAGTAAGTCATATTCATTGTCCTCTCAGTGGATTAGTAAAAGGCCCGAAGCCTTTGATTAATTCACTGCACGCCCCATCGTCGGGGCGTTTCAACTTGCGTGACTTTTCAGCTCGTCGCGGTGTGGTCCTCTACGCTTACCGTACGCATACGGACTCGGCGCTTACCTCGATCCCATCGGGTGCCATTTTGTTGCCAGGAGCACAGCGGCTTACCTGTCACGCGGTTCTGTTTGTTAAAGAGCATGTTAAGTATTGCGTATAGATATCTTAACCTTTGATGCATAGTTAAGACCTCTAAACCTTTAAAGTCAAGAGTTGGAGTTAAGAAAAATGTACTTTTTTGCAAGTTGGTAAAGAAAAGCCCGCTTAATAGCGGGCTAATAAAGAGGGGGGAATTCTTTTACAGGAGGACGGAATACCAGAATACCTGTCCTATGATATTTATCTTATTGGCCTCATGGTAAAAATAATCTTCATCCGTGTATTCATCCCTGTTAAATGAGCGAACTCTGATACCATTCGGCAACCGATACAATAGTTTTACACGTAACAA comes from Enterobacter kobei and encodes:
- a CDS encoding DUF7666 domain-containing protein, giving the protein MQITTFKGFKQDLTCRGFQFEIGKTFEHEGRVRACSAGFHSCEYPLDCFSYYPPAESRYAETVAEGDVSRENGGDSKIASASITIKAELTMPEFVQRAIDWISSKVDRSLEQQVMTGNRSAASNTGYQSAASNTGNRSAASNTGEYSAASNTGDYSAASNTGYQSAASNTGDYSAASNTGELLRCQQHRQPAPLPATPATSSAASNTGNRSAASNTGNRSAASNTGNRSAASNTATPLPATPATTPLPATPATSPLPATPATAPLPATPATSPLPATPATAPLPK